In one window of Onychomys torridus chromosome 5, mOncTor1.1, whole genome shotgun sequence DNA:
- the LOC118584608 gene encoding 60S ribosomal protein L36-like, with the protein MVLHYPMAVGLSKGHKVRKNVSKPEHSQCHRCLTKHTKFMWDMIQEVCGFAPYKLRAMELFKVSKDKPMLTFVKKRVGTHIHAKRKPEELSNVLSAMRKAVAKKDGCSPPPINVTTMGKK; encoded by the coding sequence ATGGTCCTGCACTACCCCATGGCTGTGGGCCTCAGCAAAGGCCACAAGGTGAGGAAAAACGTCAGCAAGCCGGAACATAGCCAGTGCCACAGGTGCCTCACCAAGCACACCAAGTTCATGTGGGACATGATCCAGGAGGTGTGTGGCTTTGCCCCCTACAAGCTGCGTGCCATGGAGCTGTTCAAGGTGTCCAAGGACAAGCCCATGCTCACATTCGTCAAGAAGAGGGTGGGCACGCACATCCATGCcaagaggaagccagaggagctGAGCAATGTGCTGTCAGCCATGAGGAAGGCGGTGGCCAAGAAGGACggatgctccccacccccaataaatGTTACTACCATGGGAAAAAAATAG